A section of the Streptomyces sp. SCL15-4 genome encodes:
- a CDS encoding inorganic phosphate transporter: MDTFALIVTVAVALFFTYTNGFHDSANAIATSVSTRALTPRAALAMAAVMNLAGAFLGSGVAKTVSEGLIETPHGSTGMGILFAALVGAIVWNLVTWYYGLPSSSSHALFGGMVGAALAGGTDVLWSGVLEKVVIPMFVSPFVGLIVGYLVMTAIMWLFRRSNPHKAKRGFRIAQTVSAAGMALGHGLQDAQKTMGVVVLALVISGHETFGDPIPVWVKIVCAVMLSLGTYAGGWRIMRTLGRKIIELDPPQGFAAEATGASIMFTTAFIFKAPISTTHVITSAIMGVGATKRVNAVRWGVAKNIVLGWFITMPAAALVAALAFGIVKLVAL; the protein is encoded by the coding sequence ATGGACACCTTCGCCCTGATCGTGACCGTCGCGGTCGCGCTCTTCTTCACGTACACGAACGGCTTCCACGACTCCGCGAACGCCATCGCCACGTCGGTGTCGACGCGCGCGCTGACCCCGCGGGCGGCCCTCGCCATGGCGGCCGTGATGAACCTGGCCGGCGCCTTCCTAGGCTCCGGCGTCGCCAAGACGGTCAGCGAGGGCCTGATCGAGACGCCACACGGCTCGACGGGGATGGGCATCCTCTTCGCGGCACTGGTCGGCGCGATCGTCTGGAACCTGGTCACCTGGTACTACGGCCTGCCGTCGTCCTCCTCGCACGCGCTGTTCGGCGGCATGGTGGGGGCGGCCCTGGCGGGCGGCACGGACGTGCTGTGGAGCGGGGTGCTGGAGAAGGTCGTCATCCCGATGTTCGTCTCCCCGTTCGTCGGCCTGATCGTCGGCTACCTGGTCATGACGGCGATCATGTGGCTGTTCCGGCGGTCCAACCCGCACAAGGCCAAGCGGGGCTTCCGCATCGCGCAGACCGTCTCCGCCGCCGGCATGGCCCTCGGCCACGGCCTCCAGGACGCCCAGAAGACGATGGGCGTCGTGGTGCTGGCCCTGGTCATTTCCGGCCACGAGACGTTCGGCGACCCGATCCCGGTCTGGGTGAAGATCGTCTGCGCGGTGATGCTGTCCCTGGGCACGTACGCCGGCGGCTGGCGGATCATGCGCACGCTCGGCCGCAAGATCATCGAGCTGGACCCGCCGCAGGGATTCGCGGCGGAGGCCACCGGCGCCTCGATCATGTTCACGACCGCGTTCATCTTCAAGGCGCCGATCTCCACCACCCATGTCATCACCTCGGCGATCATGGGCGTGGGCGCGACCAAGCGGGTCAACGCGGTCCGCTGGGGCGTGGCCAAGAACATCGTCCTCGGCTGGTTCATCACGATGCCGGCCGCCGCCCTGGTCGCGGCCCTGGCCTTCGGCATAGTGAAGCTGGTGGCCCTGTAG
- a CDS encoding CHAD domain-containing protein translates to MAQRHLDQTDPTAEEATGDALAHYLRAQATEFLRALRLHRETGGNGGSAGVRAGTGVAGDGAEDSVDAARALRRSARRISGSLHTFRPLLDPGWSEEIRPELAWLSGTLGLEHAYQARLERLLLALHRLSGVTALPVPAVDAMAVGGRSLSGKAAHPGGPAYATAPPERGTLTVGAAKAGALLERQLTLARTRAHSTALQALGSSRFHAVADKVAVLASEVPLTPAAPGTGLGPLAAAAEERLTDAVAALPLVTAGHPYNAEALVHGLSPEPSPHPQDGPWHQVRLLLRLYRYAREVLHGGNAPLDVRLLTAGQALNRHRDASEAAAAAAQAARTPRITPATAYALGVLHADQRHEVEAARFAFQQAWQKQAVHAP, encoded by the coding sequence GTGGCACAGCGACACCTTGACCAGACGGACCCCACGGCCGAGGAGGCGACGGGAGACGCACTCGCGCACTACCTGCGCGCCCAGGCCACGGAGTTCCTCCGCGCCCTGCGCCTGCACCGGGAGACCGGCGGCAACGGCGGGAGCGCCGGGGTGCGCGCGGGTACGGGCGTGGCGGGCGACGGCGCGGAGGACTCCGTCGACGCGGCGCGCGCCCTGCGCCGTTCGGCCCGCCGCATCAGCGGCAGCCTGCACACCTTCCGCCCGCTCCTGGACCCCGGCTGGTCGGAGGAGATCCGGCCCGAACTGGCGTGGCTGTCCGGCACCCTGGGCCTGGAGCACGCCTACCAGGCCCGGCTGGAGCGGCTGTTGCTGGCGCTGCACCGACTCTCCGGTGTGACGGCGCTGCCCGTGCCGGCGGTCGACGCGATGGCGGTGGGCGGCCGGTCCCTCTCCGGCAAGGCGGCGCACCCCGGCGGGCCGGCGTACGCCACGGCACCGCCGGAGCGCGGCACCCTCACCGTCGGCGCCGCCAAGGCCGGCGCCCTGCTCGAACGCCAGCTCACCCTGGCCCGCACCCGCGCCCACTCCACGGCGCTCCAGGCCCTCGGCTCCTCCCGCTTCCACGCGGTGGCCGACAAGGTCGCCGTCCTCGCCAGCGAGGTCCCGCTCACCCCGGCCGCGCCCGGCACCGGGCTGGGCCCGCTGGCCGCCGCCGCCGAGGAACGCCTCACGGACGCCGTCGCCGCGCTGCCCCTGGTCACCGCCGGCCACCCCTACAACGCGGAGGCCCTGGTCCACGGCCTGTCCCCGGAGCCGTCCCCGCACCCCCAGGACGGCCCCTGGCACCAGGTCCGGCTGCTGCTGCGGCTGTACCGGTACGCCCGCGAGGTGCTGCACGGCGGCAACGCGCCGCTGGACGTACGGCTGCTGACGGCCGGGCAGGCGCTGAACCGGCACCGGGACGCCTCGGAGGCGGCAGCGGCGGCGGCCCAGGCGGCCCGTACGCCCCGGATCACCCCGGCCACCGCCTACGCCCTCGGCGTGCTCCACGCCGACCAGCGGCACGAGGTGGAGGCGGCCCGGTTCGCCTTCCAGCAGGCCTGGCAGAAGCAGGCCGTGCATGCGCCCTGA
- the pstA gene encoding phosphate ABC transporter permease PstA produces MSTAAVTDKRPGSLRGAGLPRWAPWAIAAGSAAVAVGIGLGAGLDSTVQWGLIAAILFVLGTYGIAARVEGRRQAKDRVATSLVWVAFLLAVVPLVSLVWTTVSRGVKVLDVHFLTHSMGVVADSEPGGGIYHAIIGSLEQVGLATLLGAPIGVLTAVYLVEYGRGRLAQAVTFFVDVMTGIPSIVAGLFILSLMLILELDPFGFAGSLALAILMMPVVVRSTEEMLKLVPNELREASLALGVPKWRTILKVVLPTSVGGITTGIMLAIARIAGETAPVLLLVFGNPFINTNPFDGAQASLPLYIYQQYAAGNDAAYDRAWAASLTLIAFVMILNLLSRGIARWKAPKTGR; encoded by the coding sequence ATGAGCACCGCAGCCGTCACCGACAAGCGCCCCGGCTCGCTGCGCGGCGCCGGCCTGCCCCGGTGGGCCCCGTGGGCCATCGCCGCCGGGTCCGCCGCCGTCGCGGTGGGCATCGGGCTGGGCGCCGGCCTCGACAGCACCGTCCAGTGGGGCCTGATCGCCGCGATCCTGTTCGTCCTCGGCACCTACGGCATCGCCGCCCGGGTGGAGGGCCGCCGGCAGGCCAAGGACCGGGTCGCCACCTCGCTGGTCTGGGTCGCCTTCCTGCTCGCCGTCGTCCCGCTGGTCTCCCTGGTGTGGACGACCGTCTCGCGCGGCGTGAAGGTGCTCGACGTCCACTTCCTCACCCACTCCATGGGCGTCGTCGCCGACTCCGAGCCCGGCGGCGGCATCTACCACGCCATCATCGGCAGCCTGGAGCAGGTCGGCCTCGCCACCCTCCTCGGCGCTCCGATCGGCGTGCTCACCGCCGTCTACCTGGTGGAGTACGGGCGCGGCCGGCTCGCGCAGGCGGTCACGTTCTTCGTCGACGTCATGACGGGCATCCCGTCGATCGTCGCGGGCCTGTTCATCCTCAGCCTGATGCTCATCCTCGAGCTGGACCCGTTCGGCTTCGCCGGTTCGCTGGCCCTGGCCATCCTGATGATGCCGGTCGTCGTCCGCTCCACCGAGGAGATGCTCAAGCTCGTCCCGAACGAGCTGCGCGAGGCGTCCCTGGCCCTCGGCGTGCCCAAGTGGCGGACCATCCTGAAGGTCGTCCTGCCGACCTCCGTCGGCGGCATCACCACCGGCATCATGCTGGCCATCGCCCGGATCGCGGGCGAGACCGCGCCGGTGCTGCTGCTGGTGTTCGGCAACCCCTTCATCAACACCAACCCCTTCGACGGGGCGCAGGCGTCGCTGCCGCTGTACATCTACCAGCAGTACGCGGCGGGCAACGACGCGGCGTACGACCGCGCCTGGGCGGCGTCCCTCACGCTGATCGCCTTCGTGATGATCCTCAACCTGCTGTCCCGCGGCATCGCCCGCTGGAAGGCGCCCAAGACCGGTCGCTGA
- a CDS encoding NUDIX hydrolase, which yields MRPDPAGDGMAGTVVQAAGCVLWRRSPFTGALEICLVHRPKYDDWSHPKGKLKRGEDPLAGALREVAEETGYTAEPGGELPSVCYAADGRLKRVRYWAAEAVSGHFLPNHEVDRILWLTPSAARARLTQPRDRELVDALDRPTGHTERRT from the coding sequence ATGCGCCCTGATCCGGCGGGAGACGGCATGGCCGGCACCGTGGTCCAGGCGGCCGGCTGCGTCCTGTGGCGCCGCTCACCGTTCACCGGCGCCCTGGAGATCTGCCTGGTGCACCGGCCCAAGTACGACGACTGGTCCCATCCCAAGGGCAAGCTGAAGCGGGGCGAGGACCCGCTCGCCGGGGCGCTGCGCGAGGTCGCGGAGGAGACCGGGTACACCGCCGAGCCCGGTGGTGAGCTGCCCTCCGTCTGCTACGCGGCCGACGGCCGCCTCAAGCGGGTGCGGTACTGGGCCGCCGAGGCGGTTTCCGGCCACTTCCTCCCGAACCACGAGGTGGACCGCATCCTCTGGCTCACCCCGTCCGCCGCCCGGGCCCGCCTGACCCAGCCCCGCGACCGAGAACTGGTGGACGCCCTGGACCGACCCACCGGACACACGGAACGGCGAACCTGA
- the pstC gene encoding phosphate ABC transporter permease subunit PstC, whose protein sequence is MDISTTTDAPPSAPQPPLAERKRAARGATRPGDRIFLGLSRGSGILLLVIMAAIAVFLTYRASLAISKDHGNFLTTFEWNTNLTPPVFGIAVLVFGTIVSSVIAMVIAVPIAVAIALFLTHYAPRRLSGPIAYVIDLLAAVPSIVYGLWGALVLVPHLRGLYGWLDTYLGWTGIFAWDDGAPRTMLAVGILLAIMILPIITNVSREVFRQVPRMHEEAALALGATRWEVVRMSVLPFGRSGVISASMLGLGRALGETMAVATVLSPDYDIHASLLNPGGGTFAQNIASKFGEASEQGRDALIASGLVLFVITLLVNGAARAIIARRKEYSGANA, encoded by the coding sequence ATGGACATATCGACGACAACCGACGCCCCTCCCTCCGCCCCCCAGCCCCCGCTCGCCGAACGCAAGCGCGCGGCCCGCGGCGCCACCCGGCCCGGTGACCGGATCTTCCTGGGCCTGTCGCGCGGCTCCGGCATCCTGCTGCTGGTGATCATGGCCGCGATCGCGGTCTTCCTCACCTACCGCGCCTCCCTCGCGATCAGCAAGGACCACGGGAACTTCCTCACCACCTTCGAGTGGAACACCAACCTCACCCCGCCGGTCTTCGGCATCGCGGTGCTGGTCTTCGGCACGATCGTCTCCTCGGTGATCGCGATGGTCATCGCGGTCCCGATCGCCGTCGCGATCGCCCTGTTCCTCACCCACTACGCCCCGCGCCGGCTCAGCGGCCCGATCGCCTACGTGATCGACCTGCTCGCCGCCGTGCCGTCCATCGTCTACGGCCTGTGGGGCGCCCTCGTCCTCGTCCCGCACCTGCGCGGCCTGTACGGCTGGCTGGACACCTACCTCGGCTGGACCGGGATCTTCGCCTGGGACGACGGCGCCCCGCGCACCATGCTCGCCGTCGGCATCCTGCTGGCGATCATGATCCTGCCGATCATCACCAACGTCAGCCGCGAGGTGTTCCGCCAGGTCCCGCGGATGCACGAGGAGGCCGCCCTGGCCCTCGGCGCCACCCGCTGGGAGGTCGTGCGGATGTCCGTGCTGCCCTTCGGCCGCTCCGGTGTGATCTCCGCGTCCATGCTCGGCCTCGGCCGTGCCCTCGGCGAGACGATGGCCGTGGCCACCGTGCTGTCGCCGGACTACGACATCCACGCCAGCCTGCTGAACCCCGGCGGCGGCACCTTCGCCCAGAACATCGCCAGCAAGTTCGGCGAGGCCAGCGAGCAGGGCCGGGACGCGCTGATCGCCTCCGGTCTGGTCCTCTTCGTCATCACGCTGCTCGTCAACGGCGCGGCCCGCGCGATCATCGCCCGCCGCAAGGAGTACTCGGGGGCCAACGCATGA
- the pstS gene encoding phosphate ABC transporter substrate-binding protein PstS, with translation MKLQRKNRLRALSLGAVAVSSALALTACGSDDNGDGGKASGGSSSAAGAGSVKCDDAKGQLLADGSSAQKNAIDAWTKAFSPACKVQINYKGAGSGAGVTSFTQGQIAFAGSDSALKPEEVAASKKVCDGGQGIDLPMVGGPIALGYNVPGVDNLVLDAPTIAKIFDSKIKNWNDEAIKKLNPEAKLPDLKIQAFHRSEDSGTTDNFTKYLLATTPDNWKYSGGKAWQAQGGQAASGSAGVAQGVKQNSGAIGYFELSFAKGIDTVAIDTGAKAPVKPSTESATADIAAAKVVGTGKDLALQLDYKTKAEGAYPITLVTYEIVCDKGNKADSLPATKAFLRYIASEDGQKVLAQNDYAPIPAEIIAKVRTTIEGLS, from the coding sequence GTGAAGCTTCAGCGCAAGAACCGGCTGCGCGCCCTCTCTCTCGGCGCTGTCGCCGTCTCCAGCGCCCTGGCACTGACGGCGTGCGGCTCCGACGACAACGGCGACGGCGGCAAGGCCTCGGGCGGTTCGTCCAGCGCCGCGGGCGCCGGCTCCGTCAAGTGCGACGACGCCAAGGGCCAGCTGCTCGCGGACGGCTCCTCGGCGCAGAAGAACGCGATCGACGCCTGGACCAAGGCGTTCTCCCCGGCCTGCAAGGTGCAGATCAACTACAAGGGCGCCGGCTCCGGTGCCGGTGTCACCTCCTTCACCCAGGGCCAGATCGCGTTCGCCGGTTCCGACTCCGCGCTGAAGCCCGAGGAGGTCGCCGCCTCCAAGAAGGTCTGCGACGGCGGCCAGGGCATCGACCTGCCGATGGTCGGCGGCCCGATCGCGCTCGGCTACAACGTCCCCGGCGTGGACAACCTCGTCCTGGACGCCCCGACGATCGCCAAGATCTTCGACAGCAAGATCAAGAACTGGAACGACGAGGCGATCAAGAAGCTGAACCCCGAGGCGAAGCTTCCCGACCTGAAGATCCAGGCCTTCCACCGCTCCGAGGACTCCGGCACCACGGACAACTTCACCAAGTACCTGCTCGCCACCACGCCCGACAACTGGAAGTACTCCGGTGGCAAGGCCTGGCAGGCGCAGGGCGGCCAGGCGGCCTCCGGCTCCGCCGGCGTGGCCCAGGGCGTCAAGCAGAACTCCGGCGCGATCGGCTACTTCGAGCTGTCTTTCGCCAAGGGCATCGACACCGTCGCCATCGACACCGGCGCCAAGGCCCCGGTGAAGCCGTCCACCGAGTCCGCCACCGCGGACATCGCCGCGGCCAAGGTCGTCGGCACCGGCAAGGACCTGGCGCTCCAGCTGGACTACAAGACCAAGGCCGAGGGCGCCTACCCGATCACCCTGGTCACCTACGAGATCGTCTGCGACAAGGGCAACAAGGCCGACTCCCTGCCCGCCACCAAGGCGTTCCTGCGCTACATCGCCAGCGAGGACGGCCAGAAGGTGCTGGCGCAGAACGACTACGCCCCGATCCCCGCGGAGATCATCGCCAAGGTCCGCACCACCATCGAGGGCCTGAGCTGA
- a CDS encoding DUF47 domain-containing protein, whose protein sequence is MRFRLTPRETSFYDMFAASADNIVTGSKLLMELLGADSSARAEIAERMRAAEHAGDDATHAIFHQLNSSFITPFDREDIYTLAGSLDDIMDFMEEAVDLVVLYNVEELPKGVEQQIEVLARAAELTAEAMPNLRTMDNLTEYWIEVNRLENQADQIHRKLLAHLFNGKYDAIEVLKLKQIVDVLEEAADAFEHVANTVETIAVKES, encoded by the coding sequence GTGCGCTTTCGTCTGACCCCCAGGGAGACGAGCTTCTACGACATGTTCGCCGCGTCCGCGGACAACATCGTCACGGGCTCGAAACTCCTGATGGAACTGCTCGGGGCGGACTCCTCCGCCCGGGCCGAGATCGCAGAGCGTATGCGGGCCGCGGAACACGCAGGTGACGACGCCACGCACGCGATCTTCCACCAGCTGAACTCCTCGTTCATCACGCCGTTCGACCGGGAGGACATCTACACCCTCGCCGGCTCCCTGGACGACATCATGGACTTCATGGAGGAGGCCGTCGACCTGGTCGTCCTCTACAACGTCGAGGAACTGCCCAAGGGCGTCGAGCAGCAGATCGAGGTCCTGGCCCGCGCGGCGGAGCTGACGGCGGAGGCCATGCCGAACCTCCGCACCATGGACAACCTCACCGAGTACTGGATCGAGGTCAACCGGCTGGAGAACCAGGCCGACCAGATCCACCGCAAGCTGCTCGCCCACCTCTTCAACGGCAAGTACGACGCCATCGAGGTGCTGAAGCTCAAGCAGATCGTGGACGTCCTGGAAGAGGCGGCGGACGCTTTCGAGCACGTGGCGAACACGGTGGAGACCATCGCCGTCAAGGAGTCCTGA
- a CDS encoding FAD-binding oxidoreductase → MERRTFISGGTAALATTALAACGAGGGSSAPTASLAGSASVTALRTTASAATARAAANWTALARDLDGTLVRPGDASWKTAHQLYNTRFDGLKPAAVAYVAHAADIRTTLAYAHAHGVKVAIRNGGHSYAGYSSGDQRLIVDVSRLNRVRAGGGEAVVGAGAKLIDVYRALAAKGVTIPAGSCPSVGVSGLVLGGGHGVASRAYGLTCDSLTQATLITADGTQVTADARHHADLFWALRGAGNGNFGVVTELRFRTHTAPQAVTAYLTWPWSKAAKVLKAWQEWGPAQPDEIWSSLHLACSPGRTPTVSVSCFSLGTYRELQNAVDRLAHLASANARSVSLRRRGYEEAMEIYAGCSSFATDAQCHLPGPTPGRSPQGALGRETYAARSDFFDRSLSAAGIQTVLKQIAAVRGGGGSIAFTALGGAVNRVSPTATAFVHRRSRMLAQYIASWGAGGSGTTAQSWLTSAHRAMAPYASGAAYQNYTDPTLKNWKKAYYGDAAARLDKVKKQYDPQRFFSYAQGL, encoded by the coding sequence ATGGAACGGCGTACGTTCATCTCGGGCGGCACGGCCGCCCTGGCGACGACCGCGCTGGCCGCGTGCGGGGCGGGCGGCGGCTCCTCGGCCCCCACGGCGTCGCTCGCCGGCTCGGCCTCCGTCACCGCGCTGCGGACCACCGCCTCGGCCGCCACGGCCAGGGCCGCCGCCAACTGGACGGCCCTCGCCCGGGACCTGGACGGCACCCTGGTCCGGCCCGGCGACGCCTCCTGGAAGACCGCCCACCAGCTCTACAACACCCGTTTCGACGGCCTGAAGCCGGCCGCGGTCGCCTACGTGGCGCACGCCGCCGACATCCGCACCACCCTGGCCTACGCCCACGCGCACGGCGTCAAGGTCGCCATCCGCAACGGCGGCCACTCCTACGCCGGCTACTCCTCCGGCGACCAGCGGCTGATCGTCGACGTGTCCCGGCTGAACCGCGTACGGGCCGGCGGCGGCGAGGCCGTCGTCGGCGCCGGCGCCAAGCTGATCGACGTCTACCGCGCGCTCGCCGCGAAGGGCGTGACCATACCCGCCGGCTCCTGCCCCAGCGTCGGCGTCTCCGGCCTGGTCCTCGGCGGCGGCCACGGCGTCGCCTCCCGCGCCTACGGCCTGACCTGCGACAGCCTCACCCAGGCCACCCTGATCACCGCCGACGGCACCCAGGTCACCGCCGACGCCCGCCACCACGCCGACCTGTTCTGGGCGCTGCGCGGCGCGGGCAACGGCAACTTCGGCGTCGTCACCGAGCTGCGCTTCAGGACCCACACGGCACCGCAGGCCGTCACCGCGTACCTGACCTGGCCCTGGTCCAAGGCCGCCAAGGTGCTGAAGGCCTGGCAGGAGTGGGGCCCGGCCCAGCCCGACGAGATCTGGTCCTCCCTGCACCTGGCCTGCTCGCCGGGCCGCACCCCGACCGTCTCCGTCTCCTGCTTCTCCCTCGGCACCTACCGCGAGCTGCAGAACGCCGTGGACCGCCTCGCCCACCTGGCCAGCGCGAACGCCCGCTCGGTCTCCCTGCGCCGCCGCGGCTACGAGGAGGCCATGGAGATCTACGCAGGCTGCTCCTCCTTCGCCACCGACGCCCAGTGCCATCTGCCGGGCCCCACCCCGGGCCGCTCCCCGCAGGGCGCGCTCGGCCGGGAGACGTACGCGGCCCGCTCCGACTTCTTCGACCGCTCGCTGTCCGCGGCCGGCATCCAGACCGTGCTGAAGCAGATCGCCGCGGTGCGCGGCGGAGGCGGCAGCATCGCGTTCACGGCGCTCGGCGGCGCGGTCAACCGGGTCTCGCCGACCGCGACCGCGTTCGTCCACCGCCGCTCCCGGATGCTGGCCCAGTACATCGCCTCCTGGGGCGCGGGCGGCTCCGGCACCACGGCGCAGTCCTGGCTGACGTCGGCGCACCGGGCGATGGCGCCGTACGCCTCCGGCGCGGCCTACCAGAACTACACGGACCCCACGCTGAAGAACTGGAAGAAGGCGTACTACGGGGACGCGGCGGCGCGGCTGGACAAGGTGAAGAAGCAGTACGACCCCCAGCGGTTCTTCTCGTACGCGCAGGGGCTGTAG
- a CDS encoding metal-sensitive transcriptional regulator produces MTTTEAGATHGYHKQKDEHLKRLRRIEGQIRGLQRMVDEDTYCIDILTQVSASTKALQSFALQLLEEHLRHCVADAALKGGDEIDAKVDEATKAIGRLLRT; encoded by the coding sequence GTGACGACGACCGAGGCCGGCGCCACGCACGGCTACCACAAGCAGAAGGACGAGCACCTCAAGCGGCTGCGCCGCATCGAGGGGCAGATCCGCGGGTTGCAGCGGATGGTGGACGAGGACACCTACTGCATCGACATACTCACGCAGGTCTCCGCCTCCACCAAGGCCCTGCAGTCCTTCGCGCTCCAGCTGCTGGAGGAGCACCTGCGGCACTGCGTGGCGGACGCGGCCCTCAAGGGCGGCGACGAGATCGACGCGAAGGTGGACGAGGCGACGAAGGCGATCGGCCGGCTGCTGCGCACCTGA
- the pstB gene encoding phosphate ABC transporter ATP-binding protein PstB: protein MAKRIDVSGLTAYYGSHKAIEDISMTVEPRSVTAFIGPSGCGKSTFLRTLNRMHEVTPGGRVEGKVMLDDEDLYGTGVDPVSVRREVGMVFQRPNPFPTMSIFDNVAAGLRLNGTHKKSELNDVVERSLKGANLWNEVKDRLNKPGSGLSGGQQQRLCIARAIAVEPKVLLMDEPCSALDPISTLAIEDLIGELKDRFTIVIVTHNMQQAARVSDRTAFFNLSAVGQPGRLVEIDDTERIFSNPSVQATEDYISGRFG from the coding sequence ATGGCCAAGCGAATCGACGTGAGCGGGCTCACCGCCTACTACGGCTCCCACAAGGCGATCGAGGACATATCGATGACGGTCGAGCCGCGCTCGGTGACGGCGTTCATCGGCCCCTCCGGCTGCGGCAAGTCGACGTTCCTGCGCACCCTGAACCGGATGCACGAGGTGACCCCCGGCGGCCGCGTCGAGGGCAAGGTGATGCTCGACGACGAGGACCTGTACGGCACCGGGGTCGACCCGGTGTCCGTGCGCCGCGAGGTGGGGATGGTCTTCCAGCGCCCGAACCCGTTCCCGACGATGTCGATCTTCGACAACGTCGCGGCGGGCCTGCGGCTGAACGGCACCCACAAGAAGAGCGAGCTGAACGACGTCGTCGAGAGGTCGCTCAAGGGCGCGAACCTCTGGAACGAGGTCAAGGACCGCCTGAACAAGCCGGGCTCCGGGCTCTCCGGCGGCCAGCAGCAGCGGCTGTGCATCGCGCGGGCCATCGCGGTCGAGCCGAAGGTGCTGCTCATGGACGAGCCGTGCTCGGCGCTGGACCCGATCTCCACCCTCGCCATCGAGGACCTGATCGGCGAGCTGAAGGACCGGTTCACGATCGTCATCGTGACCCACAACATGCAGCAGGCGGCGCGGGTCTCGGACCGTACGGCGTTCTTCAACCTGTCCGCGGTGGGCCAGCCGGGCCGGCTCGTCGAGATCGACGACACCGAGCGGATCTTCTCCAACCCGTCGGTCCAGGCCACGGAGGACTACATCTCCGGCCGCTTCGGCTGA